A single Sorex araneus isolate mSorAra2 chromosome 8, mSorAra2.pri, whole genome shotgun sequence DNA region contains:
- the KATNB1 gene encoding katanin p80 WD40 repeat-containing subunit B1 isoform X3: MATPVVTKTAWKLQEIVAHASNVSSLVLGKASGRLLATGGDDCRVNLWSINKPNCIMSLTGHTSPVESVRLNTPEELVVAGSQSGSIRVWDLEAAKILRTLMGHKANICSLDFHPYGEFVASGSQDTNIKLWDIRRKGCVFRYRGHSQAVRCLRFSPDGKWLASAADDHTVKLWDLTAGKMMSEFPGHTGPVTVVEFHPNEYLLASGSADRTIRFWDLEKFQVVSCIEGEPGPVRSVLFNPDGCCLYSGCQDSLRVYGWEPERCFDVVLVSWGKVADLAICNDQLIGVAFSQSNVSSYVVDLTRVTRTGTVAPDPVQDSRPPVPQPPQPSAPLRRIYERPSTTCSKPQSRVKRNSESERRSPSSEEEREERESRAEIRNTEDYNEIFQPKKSISRTPPRRTEPFPAPPEEDVAPAKEAAKPSPAPDPELPVPNLEVPPQPLEAATTPAPKAQPAVIPAARSEPIGLKASDFLPAVKGPQQAELVDEDAMSQIRKGHDTMCVVLTSRHKNLDTVRAVWTTGDIKTSVDSAVAINDLSVMVDLLNIVNQKASLWKLDLCTTVLPQIEKLLQSKYESYVQTGCTSLKLILQRFLPLITDILAAPPSVGVDISREERLHKCRLCYKQLKSISGLVRSKSGLSGRHGSAFRELHLLMASLD, from the exons ATGGCCACCCCCGTGGTCACCAAGACAGCATGGAAGTTGC AGGAGATCGTCGCCCACGCCAGCAATGTGTCCTCGTTGGTGCTGGGCAAGGCGTCCGGACGGCTGCTGGCCACGGGCGGGGACGACTGCCGGGTCAACCTCTGGTCCATCAACAAACCCAACTGCATCATG AGCCTGACGGGCCACACGTCCCCCGTGGAGAGTGTCCGCCTCAACACCCCTGAGGAGCTGGTCGTGGCTGGCTCCCAGTCAGGATCCATCCGCGTCTGGGACCTGGAAGCTGCCAAAA TCCTCCGCACACTCATGGGCCACAAGGCCAACATCTGCAGCCTGGACTTCCACCCCTATGGCGAGTTTGTGGCCTCGGGCTCCCAGGACACCAACATCAAG cTCTGGGACATCCGGAGGAAAGGCTGCGTCTTCCGCTACCGG ggccacagccagGCCGTGCGCTGTCTCCGCTTCAGCCCCGACGGGAAGTGGCTGGCATCGGCCGCCGACGACCACACGGTGAAG CTCTGGGATCTCACTGCCGGCAAGATGATGTCAGAGTTCCCCGGGCACACGGGGCCCGTCACCGTGGTGGAGTTTCACCCCAACGAGTACCTCCTGGCCTCCGGCAGCGCTGACCG GACGATCCGTTTCTGGGATCTGGAGAAGTTCCAGGTGGTGAGCTGCATCGAAGGGGAGCCGGGTCCTGTCAG GAGCGTCCTGTTCAACCCCGATGGCTGCTGCCTGTACAGCGGCTGCCAGGACTCGCTGCGGGTGTACGGCTGGGAGCCCGAGCGCTGCTTCGACGTGGTCCTGGTCAGCTGGGGCAAGGTGGCCGACCTGGCCATCTGCAACGACCAGCTG ATTGGCGTGGCCTTCTCCCAGAGCAACGTGTCCTCGTACGTGGTGGACCTGACACGGGTCACCAGGACGGGCACGGTGGCCCCGGACCCCGTGCAGGACAGCAGGCCCCCGGTGCCGCAGCCGCCCCAACCCAGCGCCCCGCTGCGGCGCATCTACGAGCGGCCCAGCACCACCTGCAGCAAACCtcagag CAGGGTGAAGCGGAACTCGGAGAGCGAGCGCCGCAGCCCCAGCAGcgaggaggagcgggaggagcGGGAGTCTCGGGCCGAGATCCGGAACACGGAGGACTACAACGAGATCTTCCAGCCCAAGAAGAGCATCA GCCGGACCCCACCCCGAAGGACTGAGCCCTTCCCAGCACCCCCCGAGGAGG ACGTGGCCCCAGCAAAGGAGGCTGccaagcccagccctgccccggacCCGGAGCTCCCTGTGCCAAAC CTCGAGGTCCCACCCCAGCCCTTGGAGGCGGCCACCACCCCTGCACCCAAGGCCCAGCCCGCCGTCATCCCTGCCGCCCGCAGCGAGCCCATCGGGCTGAAGGCCTCCGACTTCCTGCCC gccGTGAAGGGCCCCCAGCAGGCGGAGCTGGTGGACGAGGACGCCATGTCCCAGATCCGCAAAGGCCACGACACCATGTGCGTGGTGCTCACCAGCCGCCACAAGAACCTGGACACCGTGCGGGCCGTGTGGACCACGGGCGACATCAAG ACGTCAGTCGACTCAGCCGTGGCCATCAACGACCTGTCGGTGATGGTGGACCTCCTCAACATCGTCAACCAGAAAGC ctccttGTGGAAACTGGACCTGTGTACCACGGTCCTGCCACAGATCGAGAAGCTCCTACAGAGCAAATATGAAAG CTACGTGCAGACGGGCTGCACCTCCCTGAAGCTCATCCTGCAGCGCTTCCTGCCCCTGATCACGGACATCCTGGCAGCCCCGCCTTCCGTGGGCGTGGACATCAGCCGGGAGGAGAG GCTACATAAGTGCCGGCTCTGCTACAAGCAGCTCAAGAGCATCAGCGGCCTGGTCAGGAGCAAGTCGGGCTTGAGTGGCCGCCACGGCAGTGCCTTCCGCGAGCTGCACCTGCTCATGGCCAGCCTGGACTGA
- the KATNB1 gene encoding katanin p80 WD40 repeat-containing subunit B1 isoform X2 codes for MATPVVTKTAWKLQEIVAHASNVSSLVLGKASGRLLATGGDDCRVNLWSINKPNCIMSLTGHTSPVESVRLNTPEELVVAGSQSGSIRVWDLEAAKILRTLMGHKANICSLDFHPYGEFVASGSQDTNIKLWDIRRKGCVFRYRGHSQAVRCLRFSPDGKWLASAADDHTVKLWDLTAGKMMSEFPGHTGPVTVVEFHPNEYLLASGSADRTIRFWDLEKFQVVSCIEGEPGPVRSVLFNPDGCCLYSGCQDSLRVYGWEPERCFDVVLVSWGKVADLAICNDQLIGVAFSQSNVSSYVVDLTRVTRTGTVAPDPVQDSRPPVPQPPQPSAPLRRIYERPSTTCSKPQRVKRNSESERRSPSSEEEREERESRAEIRNTEDYNEIFQPKKSISRTPPRRTEPFPAPPEEDVAPAKEAAKPSPAPDPELPVPNSPGRLQLEVPPQPLEAATTPAPKAQPAVIPAARSEPIGLKASDFLPAVKGPQQAELVDEDAMSQIRKGHDTMCVVLTSRHKNLDTVRAVWTTGDIKTSVDSAVAINDLSVMVDLLNIVNQKASLWKLDLCTTVLPQIEKLLQSKYESYVQTGCTSLKLILQRFLPLITDILAAPPSVGVDISREERLHKCRLCYKQLKSISGLVRSKSGLSGRHGSAFRELHLLMASLD; via the exons ATGGCCACCCCCGTGGTCACCAAGACAGCATGGAAGTTGC AGGAGATCGTCGCCCACGCCAGCAATGTGTCCTCGTTGGTGCTGGGCAAGGCGTCCGGACGGCTGCTGGCCACGGGCGGGGACGACTGCCGGGTCAACCTCTGGTCCATCAACAAACCCAACTGCATCATG AGCCTGACGGGCCACACGTCCCCCGTGGAGAGTGTCCGCCTCAACACCCCTGAGGAGCTGGTCGTGGCTGGCTCCCAGTCAGGATCCATCCGCGTCTGGGACCTGGAAGCTGCCAAAA TCCTCCGCACACTCATGGGCCACAAGGCCAACATCTGCAGCCTGGACTTCCACCCCTATGGCGAGTTTGTGGCCTCGGGCTCCCAGGACACCAACATCAAG cTCTGGGACATCCGGAGGAAAGGCTGCGTCTTCCGCTACCGG ggccacagccagGCCGTGCGCTGTCTCCGCTTCAGCCCCGACGGGAAGTGGCTGGCATCGGCCGCCGACGACCACACGGTGAAG CTCTGGGATCTCACTGCCGGCAAGATGATGTCAGAGTTCCCCGGGCACACGGGGCCCGTCACCGTGGTGGAGTTTCACCCCAACGAGTACCTCCTGGCCTCCGGCAGCGCTGACCG GACGATCCGTTTCTGGGATCTGGAGAAGTTCCAGGTGGTGAGCTGCATCGAAGGGGAGCCGGGTCCTGTCAG GAGCGTCCTGTTCAACCCCGATGGCTGCTGCCTGTACAGCGGCTGCCAGGACTCGCTGCGGGTGTACGGCTGGGAGCCCGAGCGCTGCTTCGACGTGGTCCTGGTCAGCTGGGGCAAGGTGGCCGACCTGGCCATCTGCAACGACCAGCTG ATTGGCGTGGCCTTCTCCCAGAGCAACGTGTCCTCGTACGTGGTGGACCTGACACGGGTCACCAGGACGGGCACGGTGGCCCCGGACCCCGTGCAGGACAGCAGGCCCCCGGTGCCGCAGCCGCCCCAACCCAGCGCCCCGCTGCGGCGCATCTACGAGCGGCCCAGCACCACCTGCAGCAAACCtcagag GGTGAAGCGGAACTCGGAGAGCGAGCGCCGCAGCCCCAGCAGcgaggaggagcgggaggagcGGGAGTCTCGGGCCGAGATCCGGAACACGGAGGACTACAACGAGATCTTCCAGCCCAAGAAGAGCATCA GCCGGACCCCACCCCGAAGGACTGAGCCCTTCCCAGCACCCCCCGAGGAGG ACGTGGCCCCAGCAAAGGAGGCTGccaagcccagccctgccccggacCCGGAGCTCCCTGTGCCAAAC AGCCCTGGACGCCTCCAGCTCGAGGTCCCACCCCAGCCCTTGGAGGCGGCCACCACCCCTGCACCCAAGGCCCAGCCCGCCGTCATCCCTGCCGCCCGCAGCGAGCCCATCGGGCTGAAGGCCTCCGACTTCCTGCCC gccGTGAAGGGCCCCCAGCAGGCGGAGCTGGTGGACGAGGACGCCATGTCCCAGATCCGCAAAGGCCACGACACCATGTGCGTGGTGCTCACCAGCCGCCACAAGAACCTGGACACCGTGCGGGCCGTGTGGACCACGGGCGACATCAAG ACGTCAGTCGACTCAGCCGTGGCCATCAACGACCTGTCGGTGATGGTGGACCTCCTCAACATCGTCAACCAGAAAGC ctccttGTGGAAACTGGACCTGTGTACCACGGTCCTGCCACAGATCGAGAAGCTCCTACAGAGCAAATATGAAAG CTACGTGCAGACGGGCTGCACCTCCCTGAAGCTCATCCTGCAGCGCTTCCTGCCCCTGATCACGGACATCCTGGCAGCCCCGCCTTCCGTGGGCGTGGACATCAGCCGGGAGGAGAG GCTACATAAGTGCCGGCTCTGCTACAAGCAGCTCAAGAGCATCAGCGGCCTGGTCAGGAGCAAGTCGGGCTTGAGTGGCCGCCACGGCAGTGCCTTCCGCGAGCTGCACCTGCTCATGGCCAGCCTGGACTGA
- the KATNB1 gene encoding katanin p80 WD40 repeat-containing subunit B1 isoform X1 translates to MATPVVTKTAWKLQEIVAHASNVSSLVLGKASGRLLATGGDDCRVNLWSINKPNCIMSLTGHTSPVESVRLNTPEELVVAGSQSGSIRVWDLEAAKILRTLMGHKANICSLDFHPYGEFVASGSQDTNIKLWDIRRKGCVFRYRGHSQAVRCLRFSPDGKWLASAADDHTVKLWDLTAGKMMSEFPGHTGPVTVVEFHPNEYLLASGSADRTIRFWDLEKFQVVSCIEGEPGPVRSVLFNPDGCCLYSGCQDSLRVYGWEPERCFDVVLVSWGKVADLAICNDQLIGVAFSQSNVSSYVVDLTRVTRTGTVAPDPVQDSRPPVPQPPQPSAPLRRIYERPSTTCSKPQSRVKRNSESERRSPSSEEEREERESRAEIRNTEDYNEIFQPKKSISRTPPRRTEPFPAPPEEDVAPAKEAAKPSPAPDPELPVPNSPGRLQLEVPPQPLEAATTPAPKAQPAVIPAARSEPIGLKASDFLPAVKGPQQAELVDEDAMSQIRKGHDTMCVVLTSRHKNLDTVRAVWTTGDIKTSVDSAVAINDLSVMVDLLNIVNQKASLWKLDLCTTVLPQIEKLLQSKYESYVQTGCTSLKLILQRFLPLITDILAAPPSVGVDISREERLHKCRLCYKQLKSISGLVRSKSGLSGRHGSAFRELHLLMASLD, encoded by the exons ATGGCCACCCCCGTGGTCACCAAGACAGCATGGAAGTTGC AGGAGATCGTCGCCCACGCCAGCAATGTGTCCTCGTTGGTGCTGGGCAAGGCGTCCGGACGGCTGCTGGCCACGGGCGGGGACGACTGCCGGGTCAACCTCTGGTCCATCAACAAACCCAACTGCATCATG AGCCTGACGGGCCACACGTCCCCCGTGGAGAGTGTCCGCCTCAACACCCCTGAGGAGCTGGTCGTGGCTGGCTCCCAGTCAGGATCCATCCGCGTCTGGGACCTGGAAGCTGCCAAAA TCCTCCGCACACTCATGGGCCACAAGGCCAACATCTGCAGCCTGGACTTCCACCCCTATGGCGAGTTTGTGGCCTCGGGCTCCCAGGACACCAACATCAAG cTCTGGGACATCCGGAGGAAAGGCTGCGTCTTCCGCTACCGG ggccacagccagGCCGTGCGCTGTCTCCGCTTCAGCCCCGACGGGAAGTGGCTGGCATCGGCCGCCGACGACCACACGGTGAAG CTCTGGGATCTCACTGCCGGCAAGATGATGTCAGAGTTCCCCGGGCACACGGGGCCCGTCACCGTGGTGGAGTTTCACCCCAACGAGTACCTCCTGGCCTCCGGCAGCGCTGACCG GACGATCCGTTTCTGGGATCTGGAGAAGTTCCAGGTGGTGAGCTGCATCGAAGGGGAGCCGGGTCCTGTCAG GAGCGTCCTGTTCAACCCCGATGGCTGCTGCCTGTACAGCGGCTGCCAGGACTCGCTGCGGGTGTACGGCTGGGAGCCCGAGCGCTGCTTCGACGTGGTCCTGGTCAGCTGGGGCAAGGTGGCCGACCTGGCCATCTGCAACGACCAGCTG ATTGGCGTGGCCTTCTCCCAGAGCAACGTGTCCTCGTACGTGGTGGACCTGACACGGGTCACCAGGACGGGCACGGTGGCCCCGGACCCCGTGCAGGACAGCAGGCCCCCGGTGCCGCAGCCGCCCCAACCCAGCGCCCCGCTGCGGCGCATCTACGAGCGGCCCAGCACCACCTGCAGCAAACCtcagag CAGGGTGAAGCGGAACTCGGAGAGCGAGCGCCGCAGCCCCAGCAGcgaggaggagcgggaggagcGGGAGTCTCGGGCCGAGATCCGGAACACGGAGGACTACAACGAGATCTTCCAGCCCAAGAAGAGCATCA GCCGGACCCCACCCCGAAGGACTGAGCCCTTCCCAGCACCCCCCGAGGAGG ACGTGGCCCCAGCAAAGGAGGCTGccaagcccagccctgccccggacCCGGAGCTCCCTGTGCCAAAC AGCCCTGGACGCCTCCAGCTCGAGGTCCCACCCCAGCCCTTGGAGGCGGCCACCACCCCTGCACCCAAGGCCCAGCCCGCCGTCATCCCTGCCGCCCGCAGCGAGCCCATCGGGCTGAAGGCCTCCGACTTCCTGCCC gccGTGAAGGGCCCCCAGCAGGCGGAGCTGGTGGACGAGGACGCCATGTCCCAGATCCGCAAAGGCCACGACACCATGTGCGTGGTGCTCACCAGCCGCCACAAGAACCTGGACACCGTGCGGGCCGTGTGGACCACGGGCGACATCAAG ACGTCAGTCGACTCAGCCGTGGCCATCAACGACCTGTCGGTGATGGTGGACCTCCTCAACATCGTCAACCAGAAAGC ctccttGTGGAAACTGGACCTGTGTACCACGGTCCTGCCACAGATCGAGAAGCTCCTACAGAGCAAATATGAAAG CTACGTGCAGACGGGCTGCACCTCCCTGAAGCTCATCCTGCAGCGCTTCCTGCCCCTGATCACGGACATCCTGGCAGCCCCGCCTTCCGTGGGCGTGGACATCAGCCGGGAGGAGAG GCTACATAAGTGCCGGCTCTGCTACAAGCAGCTCAAGAGCATCAGCGGCCTGGTCAGGAGCAAGTCGGGCTTGAGTGGCCGCCACGGCAGTGCCTTCCGCGAGCTGCACCTGCTCATGGCCAGCCTGGACTGA
- the KATNB1 gene encoding katanin p80 WD40 repeat-containing subunit B1 isoform X4 gives MATPVVTKTAWKLQEIVAHASNVSSLVLGKASGRLLATGGDDCRVNLWSINKPNCIMSLTGHTSPVESVRLNTPEELVVAGSQSGSIRVWDLEAAKILRTLMGHKANICSLDFHPYGEFVASGSQDTNIKLWDIRRKGCVFRYRGHSQAVRCLRFSPDGKWLASAADDHTVKLWDLTAGKMMSEFPGHTGPVTVVEFHPNEYLLASGSADRTIRFWDLEKFQVVSCIEGEPGPVRSVLFNPDGCCLYSGCQDSLRVYGWEPERCFDVVLVSWGKVADLAICNDQLIGVAFSQSNVSSYVVDLTRVTRTGTVAPDPVQDSRPPVPQPPQPSAPLRRIYERPSTTCSKPQRVKRNSESERRSPSSEEEREERESRAEIRNTEDYNEIFQPKKSISRTPPRRTEPFPAPPEEDVAPAKEAAKPSPAPDPELPVPNLEVPPQPLEAATTPAPKAQPAVIPAARSEPIGLKASDFLPAVKGPQQAELVDEDAMSQIRKGHDTMCVVLTSRHKNLDTVRAVWTTGDIKTSVDSAVAINDLSVMVDLLNIVNQKASLWKLDLCTTVLPQIEKLLQSKYESYVQTGCTSLKLILQRFLPLITDILAAPPSVGVDISREERLHKCRLCYKQLKSISGLVRSKSGLSGRHGSAFRELHLLMASLD, from the exons ATGGCCACCCCCGTGGTCACCAAGACAGCATGGAAGTTGC AGGAGATCGTCGCCCACGCCAGCAATGTGTCCTCGTTGGTGCTGGGCAAGGCGTCCGGACGGCTGCTGGCCACGGGCGGGGACGACTGCCGGGTCAACCTCTGGTCCATCAACAAACCCAACTGCATCATG AGCCTGACGGGCCACACGTCCCCCGTGGAGAGTGTCCGCCTCAACACCCCTGAGGAGCTGGTCGTGGCTGGCTCCCAGTCAGGATCCATCCGCGTCTGGGACCTGGAAGCTGCCAAAA TCCTCCGCACACTCATGGGCCACAAGGCCAACATCTGCAGCCTGGACTTCCACCCCTATGGCGAGTTTGTGGCCTCGGGCTCCCAGGACACCAACATCAAG cTCTGGGACATCCGGAGGAAAGGCTGCGTCTTCCGCTACCGG ggccacagccagGCCGTGCGCTGTCTCCGCTTCAGCCCCGACGGGAAGTGGCTGGCATCGGCCGCCGACGACCACACGGTGAAG CTCTGGGATCTCACTGCCGGCAAGATGATGTCAGAGTTCCCCGGGCACACGGGGCCCGTCACCGTGGTGGAGTTTCACCCCAACGAGTACCTCCTGGCCTCCGGCAGCGCTGACCG GACGATCCGTTTCTGGGATCTGGAGAAGTTCCAGGTGGTGAGCTGCATCGAAGGGGAGCCGGGTCCTGTCAG GAGCGTCCTGTTCAACCCCGATGGCTGCTGCCTGTACAGCGGCTGCCAGGACTCGCTGCGGGTGTACGGCTGGGAGCCCGAGCGCTGCTTCGACGTGGTCCTGGTCAGCTGGGGCAAGGTGGCCGACCTGGCCATCTGCAACGACCAGCTG ATTGGCGTGGCCTTCTCCCAGAGCAACGTGTCCTCGTACGTGGTGGACCTGACACGGGTCACCAGGACGGGCACGGTGGCCCCGGACCCCGTGCAGGACAGCAGGCCCCCGGTGCCGCAGCCGCCCCAACCCAGCGCCCCGCTGCGGCGCATCTACGAGCGGCCCAGCACCACCTGCAGCAAACCtcagag GGTGAAGCGGAACTCGGAGAGCGAGCGCCGCAGCCCCAGCAGcgaggaggagcgggaggagcGGGAGTCTCGGGCCGAGATCCGGAACACGGAGGACTACAACGAGATCTTCCAGCCCAAGAAGAGCATCA GCCGGACCCCACCCCGAAGGACTGAGCCCTTCCCAGCACCCCCCGAGGAGG ACGTGGCCCCAGCAAAGGAGGCTGccaagcccagccctgccccggacCCGGAGCTCCCTGTGCCAAAC CTCGAGGTCCCACCCCAGCCCTTGGAGGCGGCCACCACCCCTGCACCCAAGGCCCAGCCCGCCGTCATCCCTGCCGCCCGCAGCGAGCCCATCGGGCTGAAGGCCTCCGACTTCCTGCCC gccGTGAAGGGCCCCCAGCAGGCGGAGCTGGTGGACGAGGACGCCATGTCCCAGATCCGCAAAGGCCACGACACCATGTGCGTGGTGCTCACCAGCCGCCACAAGAACCTGGACACCGTGCGGGCCGTGTGGACCACGGGCGACATCAAG ACGTCAGTCGACTCAGCCGTGGCCATCAACGACCTGTCGGTGATGGTGGACCTCCTCAACATCGTCAACCAGAAAGC ctccttGTGGAAACTGGACCTGTGTACCACGGTCCTGCCACAGATCGAGAAGCTCCTACAGAGCAAATATGAAAG CTACGTGCAGACGGGCTGCACCTCCCTGAAGCTCATCCTGCAGCGCTTCCTGCCCCTGATCACGGACATCCTGGCAGCCCCGCCTTCCGTGGGCGTGGACATCAGCCGGGAGGAGAG GCTACATAAGTGCCGGCTCTGCTACAAGCAGCTCAAGAGCATCAGCGGCCTGGTCAGGAGCAAGTCGGGCTTGAGTGGCCGCCACGGCAGTGCCTTCCGCGAGCTGCACCTGCTCATGGCCAGCCTGGACTGA